In a genomic window of Flavobacterium sp. KACC 22761:
- a CDS encoding carbon-nitrogen hydrolase family protein, which translates to MILAAAQTKPKRGDISSNLLNHYQLIELAVQNGANLIAFPEMSITGYERENAAPLAFTKDDYRIDHLKELAVKNNIIIIAGAPIQVENEMFIGEFVISPDNSVSIYTKQFLHEGEDEFFQSSFDYNPMSTIENQKISFAICADIDNPKHPENAKKKETDIYIASIFFSPTGIPNAYRSLQNYAEKHQMNVLMSNFSGESWGSPSAGQSAFWNNKGELIGQMNNSDSGLLLVENKNDIWTSKVLKF; encoded by the coding sequence ATGATTTTAGCAGCTGCACAAACAAAACCAAAACGCGGAGATATATCTTCCAATTTATTGAATCATTATCAGCTTATTGAGTTGGCTGTTCAAAACGGTGCCAATTTGATTGCTTTTCCTGAAATGTCCATCACTGGCTATGAAAGAGAAAATGCTGCACCATTAGCTTTTACAAAAGATGATTATAGAATTGACCATTTAAAAGAACTGGCTGTCAAAAACAATATTATCATTATTGCCGGTGCTCCTATTCAAGTTGAAAATGAAATGTTTATTGGTGAATTTGTAATTTCTCCTGATAATTCGGTGTCAATTTATACGAAGCAGTTTTTGCATGAAGGTGAAGATGAATTTTTCCAATCATCATTTGATTATAATCCGATGAGTACGATTGAAAATCAGAAGATTTCATTTGCGATTTGTGCGGATATTGATAATCCGAAACATCCGGAAAATGCCAAGAAAAAAGAAACTGATATTTATATTGCCAGCATTTTCTTTTCGCCAACCGGAATTCCGAATGCGTACAGAAGTTTGCAAAATTATGCCGAAAAACATCAAATGAATGTTTTAATGTCAAATTTCAGCGGAGAATCTTGGGGTTCGCCATCGGCAGGACAAAGCGCGTTTTGGAACAATAAAGGAGAATTAATTGGACAAATGAATAATTCAGATTCTGGATTATTATTGGTTGAAAATAAAAATGATATTTGGACAAGTAAGGTTTTAAAATTTTAA
- the trpA gene encoding tryptophan synthase subunit alpha produces the protein MNRITQKLQEDKKILSIYFSAGYPNLNDTVQIIQDLEKNGVDLIEIGLPFSDPLADGPTIQASSTQALHNGMTTQILFDQLKNIRESVKIPLIIMGYFNPMLQYGVEAFCQKCAEIGIDGLIIPDLPVDVYADEYKAIFEKYGLINVFLITPQTSDERIRFIDTVSNGFIYMVSSASVTGSQSGFGNTQETYFERIAEMNLKNPQIVGFGISNKETFNQATKYAKGAIIGSAFIKHLSESGSGKIEEFIKNIR, from the coding sequence ATGAACAGAATAACTCAAAAATTACAAGAAGATAAAAAGATCCTTTCGATCTATTTTTCTGCCGGATATCCAAACTTAAATGATACGGTGCAGATTATTCAGGATTTAGAAAAAAATGGAGTTGATTTAATTGAAATCGGACTTCCTTTCAGTGATCCTTTGGCAGATGGGCCAACAATTCAGGCAAGTTCTACGCAGGCGCTTCATAACGGAATGACAACTCAAATTCTTTTCGACCAGCTGAAAAACATCCGCGAAAGCGTAAAAATTCCGTTGATTATTATGGGATATTTTAATCCGATGTTGCAATACGGCGTTGAAGCTTTTTGCCAGAAATGTGCCGAAATAGGGATTGACGGATTGATTATTCCAGATCTTCCAGTTGATGTTTACGCTGATGAATACAAAGCGATTTTCGAAAAATACGGATTAATAAATGTGTTTTTGATTACGCCTCAAACTTCAGACGAAAGAATTCGTTTTATTGACACCGTTTCAAACGGATTTATTTATATGGTAAGTTCTGCAAGTGTTACGGGTTCTCAAAGTGGTTTTGGAAACACTCAAGAAACGTATTTCGAAAGGATTGCCGAAATGAATTTGAAAAATCCTCAAATTGTTGGTTTCGGAATTTCGAATAAAGAAACTTTCAATCAGGCAACAAAATACGCAAAAGGCGCTATTATTGGAAGTGCTTTCATCAAACATTTGAGCGAAAGTGGAAGTGGGAAAATTGAGGAGTTTATCAAAAATATTCGTTAG
- a CDS encoding TetR/AcrR family transcriptional regulator, translating to MSNIELNDKKIQILEVAEKLFSEKGFEGTSIRDISKEAKINIAMVSYYFGSKERLLEALILHKTTDLKLQLENLLQENIEPLEKVNKLIEIYINRICLNKGIYRVLHFELYNKKREKSLQAFTELKKGNLKSVESIIKQGQDQGVFRKDLNIPLITPTIIGTFFHFHMNRSFFEELLDLKTEEMFNNYIKNNLTKHIQQTIKALLVYEN from the coding sequence ATGTCAAACATCGAATTAAACGATAAAAAAATTCAGATTCTTGAGGTTGCAGAAAAGCTGTTTTCTGAGAAAGGATTTGAAGGGACGTCCATTCGGGACATCTCAAAAGAGGCAAAAATCAACATTGCCATGGTGTCTTATTATTTTGGGTCAAAAGAGCGACTTCTTGAGGCTTTGATCCTCCATAAAACCACCGATTTAAAATTACAACTCGAAAATTTATTGCAGGAAAATATTGAACCGCTTGAAAAAGTCAATAAATTAATCGAAATTTACATTAACAGAATTTGTCTTAACAAAGGGATTTACAGGGTTTTACATTTTGAACTTTATAATAAAAAGAGAGAAAAAAGCCTTCAAGCTTTTACTGAACTTAAAAAAGGAAATTTAAAATCTGTAGAAAGCATTATCAAACAAGGACAAGACCAAGGGGTTTTTAGAAAAGATTTAAACATCCCATTGATTACACCAACGATTATTGGAACCTTTTTTCACTTTCATATGAATCGTTCTTTCTTCGAAGAATTACTGGATTTAAAAACGGAAGAAATGTTTAACAATTACATTAAAAACAATCTTACAAAGCACATTCAACAAACTATAAAAGCGCTACTTGTTTATGAAAATTAG
- a CDS encoding TolC family protein, with product MKISQLMLFGVFFIGISSIEAQEKTSLTLDEAVKMAWEKSNEVTLANTKVNTKKYELKTVKNNQYPDIKVSGQYQRLTKASIDMPNQGESASLASPDRAMLGMANLSLPIFAGFKIQNSIDAYDNLYEAESANAAKTKEDVALKVITYYTALYKAQKTLDVLNENQKSAKQRVTDFTELEKNGIIPRNDLLKAQLLVSKTQLSIDEANNNINNINFYLTTLLKLDPSVKIEVNEQDFFNLKTTNSITSDAVALESRKDLEAIRLQGKASEANVKIAKAGYYPSVSLLGGYTAFDLKDIITVKYAMNFGIGLSYDLSGILKNNVHVKEAESKALEVKNTEAIMTDRIKVEVQKSIEDYDLAINQSVVYEEALQQAAENYRLVKDKFDNGLSDTNDLVEADVEHLNAKIQTALSKATIIQKYYELLSVSGQLSQSFNLSKI from the coding sequence ATGAAAATTAGTCAATTAATGCTCTTTGGAGTTTTCTTTATCGGAATATCTTCAATAGAAGCACAAGAAAAAACAAGTTTAACCTTGGATGAAGCCGTAAAAATGGCTTGGGAAAAGAGTAACGAAGTTACGCTTGCCAACACTAAGGTAAACACAAAAAAATACGAATTAAAGACCGTAAAAAACAATCAGTATCCAGATATTAAAGTTTCTGGTCAATATCAACGTCTTACAAAAGCGTCGATTGATATGCCAAATCAAGGCGAAAGTGCTTCGTTAGCTTCTCCAGACAGAGCAATGCTTGGAATGGCAAATTTAAGTCTTCCTATTTTTGCTGGATTTAAAATTCAAAACAGCATTGATGCATACGACAACTTATATGAAGCTGAAAGCGCAAATGCGGCTAAAACAAAAGAAGATGTTGCTTTAAAAGTAATCACTTATTATACAGCATTATACAAAGCACAAAAAACTTTAGACGTTTTAAACGAAAATCAAAAAAGCGCCAAACAGCGTGTTACTGATTTTACTGAATTGGAGAAAAACGGAATTATTCCGAGAAATGATTTGTTGAAAGCGCAATTATTAGTTTCAAAAACACAATTGTCAATTGATGAAGCCAATAATAATATCAATAACATCAACTTTTATCTGACGACTTTATTGAAATTAGATCCTTCGGTAAAAATTGAAGTTAATGAGCAGGATTTCTTTAATTTGAAAACAACCAACTCAATAACATCAGATGCTGTTGCACTTGAAAGCAGAAAAGATTTAGAAGCGATTAGATTGCAAGGCAAAGCTTCAGAAGCTAATGTGAAAATTGCAAAAGCGGGTTATTATCCTTCAGTTTCGTTATTGGGAGGTTATACCGCATTTGACCTTAAAGACATTATTACGGTAAAATATGCAATGAATTTTGGAATTGGCCTTTCTTATGACTTATCTGGAATTCTGAAAAATAATGTTCACGTAAAAGAAGCCGAAAGCAAAGCTTTGGAAGTAAAAAATACCGAAGCAATTATGACGGACCGTATTAAAGTCGAAGTTCAAAAATCTATTGAAGATTATGACTTAGCAATCAATCAAAGCGTGGTTTATGAAGAAGCTTTACAGCAAGCTGCAGAAAATTACAGATTGGTAAAAGACAAGTTTGACAACGGACTTTCAGACACTAATGATTTGGTTGAAGCCGATGTAGAACATTTAAATGCCAAAATTCAAACTGCTTTATCTAAAGCAACAATTATTCAAAAATATTACGAATTACTTTCAGTATCAGGACAATTATCACAATCATTCAATCTTTCTAAAATATAA
- a CDS encoding HlyD family secretion protein encodes MEKKKTNKKFIIILAVLILGGGTYGISKYLHSQAHEETDDAQIEKKMNPIIPRVSGYISKVYVKDNDFVKKGDTLFTIDKRDYQLKIDEANAALLGAEGQYEAAKADIGSAYASINVSDAQMKSASGSIESAKIRLRQLTNDYNRYNNLYKTHTITKQQYEQALTAKEEAENQVRVLEQQQKATSYQKSVIQSKSKVSDKQTEVAAANIKKAQTMLDVAKLNLTYTVVTAAIDGQVSKVDIQPGQLVQPGQSLFYIINNNEAWVVANFKETQLNKMVVGQKVSLKVDAYPNYEFKGIVTSFSPATGSRFSLLPPDNATGNFVKTIQRLPVKISLDPSNDPEKVKLLRPGMNVDVDVHLK; translated from the coding sequence ATGGAAAAGAAAAAGACAAATAAAAAATTCATCATCATACTTGCAGTTCTTATTTTAGGAGGCGGAACTTACGGGATATCTAAATACTTGCATTCTCAAGCTCACGAAGAGACAGATGATGCTCAAATCGAGAAAAAAATGAATCCGATTATTCCTAGAGTATCAGGATATATCAGCAAAGTTTATGTGAAAGATAATGATTTTGTAAAAAAAGGAGATACTTTGTTTACAATCGACAAAAGAGATTATCAGTTAAAAATTGATGAAGCAAATGCTGCATTATTAGGTGCTGAAGGTCAATATGAAGCAGCAAAAGCTGATATTGGAAGCGCTTACGCAAGCATTAATGTTTCTGATGCTCAAATGAAATCTGCAAGCGGTTCTATCGAAAGCGCTAAAATCAGATTGAGACAGCTTACAAACGATTACAATCGTTACAATAATTTGTACAAAACACATACAATTACAAAACAACAATATGAGCAAGCTTTGACTGCTAAAGAAGAAGCTGAAAATCAAGTACGTGTTTTAGAACAACAACAAAAAGCGACTTCATACCAAAAATCAGTAATTCAATCTAAATCTAAAGTTTCAGATAAGCAAACTGAGGTTGCTGCTGCTAACATCAAAAAAGCACAAACAATGCTTGATGTAGCAAAATTAAATCTTACTTATACTGTAGTAACAGCTGCTATTGACGGACAAGTTTCTAAAGTTGACATTCAGCCAGGACAATTAGTGCAACCAGGACAATCTTTATTTTATATCATCAATAATAATGAAGCTTGGGTTGTAGCAAACTTTAAAGAAACACAATTAAACAAAATGGTTGTGGGACAAAAAGTAAGCTTAAAAGTAGATGCGTATCCAAACTATGAATTCAAAGGAATTGTAACTTCGTTCTCTCCTGCAACTGGATCTCGTTTTTCTTTATTGCCACCTGACAATGCAACAGGAAACTTTGTAAAAACAATTCAAAGATTACCAGTAAAAATTAGTTTAGATCCTTCAAACGATCCAGAAAAAGTAAAATTATTACGTCCAGGAATGAATGTTGACGTAGATGTACATTTGAAATAA
- a CDS encoding DHA2 family efflux MFS transporter permease subunit, whose amino-acid sequence MATAVQADDDLVEYGFRRVIITITAVLCALLEIVDTTIVNVALTDMRGSLGATLTDVAWVITAYAIANVIVIPMTSWLSQQFGRRNYFVASIILFTVCSFLCGNATNIWELVAFRFFQGMGGGALLVTAQTIITESYPVAKRGMAQAIYGMGVIVGPTLGPPLGGYLVDNYSWPYIFYINIPLGIIATILALTFVRSPKYGEKLKANQVDWWGIILLSAFIGSLQFVLEHGQQDDWFNDSLIVTLSVVTVLGLVLFIWRELTYKHPIVNLSVLKDGNLRIGTVLCFILGFGLYGSTLIIPIYTQSILGWTATDAGLLLIPGSITTAIMMPFVGNMIQKGVPQGYMVGVGFFIFFLFTFMMYTRMTPDTGVEHMYWPLILRGIGLGLLFVPITTLSLSTLKGKQIGEGAAFTGMMRQLGGSFGIAIITTFITRFTQSHRVDLINNLDPAKFDVQQRIAGMQHAFMAKGYSADVALKKAYQALEYSILKQSTVLSYMDIFMYLGIMFLCCIPIILFIKKGKNKISAADAMH is encoded by the coding sequence ATGGCAACAGCAGTACAAGCAGATGACGATTTAGTAGAATACGGCTTCAGACGTGTTATCATTACGATAACAGCGGTACTTTGTGCACTGCTGGAAATTGTAGATACAACGATTGTAAACGTAGCGCTGACAGACATGCGCGGAAGTCTTGGCGCAACCTTGACTGATGTGGCGTGGGTTATTACAGCATACGCAATTGCGAATGTTATCGTAATTCCGATGACAAGCTGGCTTTCCCAGCAATTTGGAAGACGCAATTATTTTGTGGCTTCGATTATATTATTTACCGTTTGTTCCTTTTTATGCGGAAACGCCACTAATATATGGGAACTTGTAGCCTTCAGATTCTTTCAGGGAATGGGGGGAGGTGCGTTACTTGTAACTGCACAAACGATTATTACCGAAAGTTATCCAGTTGCTAAACGTGGTATGGCACAGGCGATTTATGGAATGGGTGTAATTGTAGGTCCAACTTTAGGTCCGCCATTAGGAGGATATTTAGTAGATAATTATTCTTGGCCTTACATTTTTTACATCAATATTCCACTAGGAATTATCGCGACGATTTTAGCGCTTACTTTTGTAAGAAGTCCAAAATATGGTGAAAAACTAAAAGCAAACCAGGTTGACTGGTGGGGAATCATATTATTGAGCGCCTTTATTGGTTCATTGCAATTCGTATTAGAACATGGACAACAAGACGATTGGTTTAATGATTCATTAATTGTAACATTAAGTGTTGTAACCGTCCTTGGATTGGTATTGTTTATTTGGAGAGAGCTTACCTACAAACATCCAATTGTAAATTTAAGTGTTTTAAAAGATGGAAATTTAAGAATTGGAACTGTTTTGTGTTTCATTCTCGGCTTTGGATTATACGGATCAACATTGATTATCCCAATTTACACGCAATCCATTTTAGGATGGACGGCAACTGATGCGGGTTTATTATTGATTCCAGGATCGATTACAACAGCAATCATGATGCCATTTGTAGGTAATATGATTCAAAAAGGCGTTCCGCAAGGTTATATGGTTGGAGTAGGATTTTTTATTTTCTTCCTCTTCACCTTTATGATGTACACTCGAATGACTCCAGACACTGGTGTAGAACATATGTATTGGCCGTTGATTTTAAGAGGAATTGGTTTAGGATTGCTTTTTGTACCTATTACAACTCTTTCACTTTCAACATTAAAAGGAAAACAAATTGGTGAAGGTGCCGCTTTTACCGGAATGATGAGACAATTAGGTGGTTCATTTGGTATTGCCATTATCACCACTTTTATTACACGTTTCACCCAATCGCACAGAGTAGATTTAATAAATAATTTAGATCCTGCAAAATTTGATGTTCAACAACGTATAGCAGGAATGCAACATGCATTTATGGCGAAAGGCTATAGTGCAGACGTTGCGTTAAAAAAGGCTTATCAAGCTTTAGAATACTCAATTCTAAAACAAAGTACAGTATTGTCGTACATGGATATTTTCATGTATCTCGGAATTATGTTTTTATGTTGTATACCGATTATCCTTTTCATCAAGAAAGGGAAGAACAAGATTAGTGCAGCCGACGCAATGCATTAA
- the yaaA gene encoding peroxide stress protein YaaA has protein sequence MKIVISPAKSLNFEKELPTSQYTEASFLKEARIVHKVVKQKKPAELSELMSISDKLADLNWKRNQEWKTPFTPENARPAVYTFDGDVYTGLDAYTIPLEKLDVLQDKLRILSGLYGLLKPLDLMQAYRLEMGTKMPVGESKNLHEFWKPTVTKALNKELKKGELFVNLASTEYFSAVDVKTLKVPVITPDFKDYKDGKLKMISFFAKKARGMMVRYIIDTNAETIDDLKGFNYEGYQFDANLSKGNHLVFTR, from the coding sequence ATGAAAATTGTTATATCGCCAGCGAAATCATTGAATTTCGAAAAAGAATTACCAACATCTCAATATACTGAGGCTTCTTTTTTAAAAGAAGCGAGAATAGTTCACAAGGTAGTGAAACAAAAAAAGCCCGCTGAATTATCAGAATTAATGTCGATTTCAGACAAACTAGCCGATTTAAATTGGAAACGGAATCAAGAATGGAAAACACCTTTCACTCCTGAAAATGCACGCCCGGCAGTTTATACATTTGATGGTGATGTTTATACAGGTTTAGACGCTTATACAATCCCGTTAGAAAAATTGGATGTTTTGCAAGATAAACTTCGAATTTTGTCTGGGCTCTACGGACTTTTAAAACCGCTTGATTTAATGCAAGCTTACCGTTTGGAAATGGGAACCAAAATGCCTGTTGGAGAATCTAAAAACTTGCATGAATTTTGGAAACCAACAGTAACAAAAGCTTTAAACAAAGAATTGAAAAAAGGCGAGTTGTTTGTGAATTTAGCTAGCACAGAATATTTTTCTGCTGTTGATGTAAAAACTTTGAAGGTTCCTGTAATTACTCCAGATTTCAAAGATTACAAAGACGGAAAACTAAAAATGATCAGTTTTTTTGCAAAAAAGGCGAGAGGGATGATGGTTCGTTATATTATCGATACGAATGCTGAAACTATTGATGATTTAAAAGGTTTTAATTACGAAGGATATCAGTTTGATGCGAATCTTTCTAAAGGGAATCATTTGGTTTTTACAAGATAG
- a CDS encoding CCA tRNA nucleotidyltransferase, which translates to MAIQTNYKTALQNKIFDIISKASQELNVDSYVIGGFVRDLLLNRGSKKDIDVVAVGSGIELALKVSDLLPNKPKVQVFKTYGTAMLRFEDTDIEFVGARKESYNRDSRNPIVENGTLQDDQNRRDFTINALALSLNSTNFGDLLDPFNGLADLETKTIKTPLDPDITYSDDPLRMLRAIRFATQLNFEIEENSLNAITKNAERIKIITGERIVDELNKILLTDKPSTGFLLLYKTGLLDLILPELTALNQVEEIEGHTHKNNFYHTLEVVDNICPNTDDVWLRWSALLHDIGKAPTKRFNKKQGWTFHGHEFLGGKMAKKIFERLHMPLNHKMKFVQKMVIMSSRPIVLAQDIVTDSAVRRLVFDAGEDVENLMTLCEADITTKNPSKFKKYHKNFELVRKKIVEVEERDHVRNFQPPISGEEIMEMFDLKPSREIGVLKEAVKEAILEGIIPNEYQAAYDFVIKRAEKLGLKKIEK; encoded by the coding sequence GTGGCGATACAAACAAACTATAAAACTGCTTTACAAAACAAAATCTTCGATATTATTTCGAAAGCTTCTCAAGAACTAAATGTTGACTCTTATGTGATCGGCGGATTTGTTCGTGATTTGCTTTTAAACCGAGGTTCTAAAAAAGACATTGATGTAGTTGCTGTTGGAAGTGGCATTGAATTAGCATTAAAAGTTTCAGATTTACTTCCAAACAAACCAAAAGTTCAGGTTTTTAAAACTTACGGAACTGCAATGCTTCGTTTTGAAGATACGGACATTGAGTTCGTAGGCGCGCGAAAAGAATCTTATAATCGTGACAGCCGAAACCCGATCGTCGAAAATGGAACACTTCAGGATGACCAAAACCGTCGTGATTTTACCATAAATGCTTTGGCTTTATCACTGAATTCAACTAATTTCGGAGATCTTTTAGATCCTTTTAATGGTTTAGCCGATTTAGAAACTAAAACAATCAAAACGCCTTTGGATCCAGATATTACCTATTCTGATGATCCTTTGCGAATGCTTCGGGCAATTCGTTTTGCGACTCAATTGAATTTCGAAATTGAAGAAAATTCATTGAATGCTATCACAAAAAATGCCGAACGCATCAAGATTATTACTGGCGAAAGAATCGTTGACGAATTAAATAAAATTCTTTTGACAGATAAACCTTCAACGGGATTTTTGCTTTTATACAAAACAGGACTTTTAGATCTAATTTTGCCTGAATTGACCGCTTTGAATCAGGTTGAAGAAATTGAAGGCCACACCCATAAAAACAATTTTTACCACACTTTAGAAGTGGTTGATAATATTTGCCCAAATACTGACGATGTCTGGTTGCGCTGGTCCGCATTATTGCATGATATTGGAAAAGCGCCAACAAAACGTTTCAACAAAAAACAAGGATGGACTTTTCACGGACATGAATTTCTGGGTGGAAAAATGGCCAAGAAAATCTTCGAACGTTTGCATATGCCACTGAATCACAAAATGAAATTTGTGCAAAAAATGGTCATTATGAGTTCTCGTCCGATTGTTTTAGCACAAGATATTGTGACCGACAGCGCAGTTCGTCGTTTGGTTTTTGATGCTGGCGAAGATGTAGAAAATCTAATGACTTTATGTGAAGCCGATATCACAACCAAAAATCCATCGAAATTCAAGAAATACCATAAAAACTTTGAGCTTGTCCGCAAGAAAATTGTTGAAGTTGAAGAGCGTGATCATGTTCGTAATTTCCAACCACCAATTTCTGGCGAAGAAATTATGGAAATGTTTGATTTGAAGCCTTCACGTGAAATTGGAGTTTTGAAAGAAGCGGTTAAAGAGGCCATTTTAGAAGGCATTATTCCTAATGAATATCAAGCTGCTTATGATTTTGTGATTAAGAGAGCTGAAAAATTAGGCTTGAAAAAAATAGAGAAATAA
- a CDS encoding COX15/CtaA family protein — MKKENKSVIIWLLSGCVLLFLMVVVGGITRLTNSGLSMTDWHLVTDTFPPLTEAKWQAAFDEYKKFPEYQKINIHNDFQLADYKFIYFWEWFHRFIGRIIGLVFFVPFVYFLAKKRLDTETIKKCIVLLGMGAFQGFLGWFMVRSGLIDNPDVSHFRLSLHLTFAFITFAYTLWVALDLIYPERNINKILPLRNIARYALVALLIQIIYGGFVAGLNAGLIHNHWPLMSDGEFIHESVFIEQSSLIKNLSEGKSGVQFVHRTFAYVVVAMILFLFFKSKKYTLTSTQANGIKTLVVFVFIQFLLGVFTLLYSVPLALGLIHQIMAFFLLSAMTYTLHRLSK, encoded by the coding sequence ATGAAAAAAGAGAATAAATCAGTAATCATTTGGTTACTATCAGGTTGTGTTTTATTATTTTTAATGGTTGTCGTGGGCGGAATCACGCGATTGACCAATTCAGGTTTATCAATGACGGACTGGCATTTGGTAACCGATACTTTCCCACCTTTAACAGAAGCAAAATGGCAAGCCGCTTTTGACGAATACAAGAAATTCCCCGAATACCAAAAAATCAATATTCACAACGATTTTCAATTAGCCGATTATAAATTCATTTATTTCTGGGAATGGTTTCACCGTTTCATCGGGCGTATTATTGGTTTGGTTTTCTTTGTGCCGTTTGTTTACTTTTTAGCGAAAAAGAGATTAGATACCGAGACTATCAAAAAATGTATTGTGCTTTTAGGAATGGGCGCTTTTCAAGGTTTTCTTGGCTGGTTTATGGTTCGTAGCGGATTAATCGATAATCCTGATGTAAGCCACTTCAGACTTTCGTTGCATTTGACTTTTGCCTTTATCACTTTTGCTTATACTCTTTGGGTAGCCTTAGATTTGATTTATCCGGAAAGAAATATCAATAAGATTTTACCGCTTCGAAATATTGCGCGCTATGCTTTGGTGGCATTGTTAATCCAAATTATTTATGGCGGATTTGTAGCCGGATTGAATGCAGGATTAATTCACAATCATTGGCCGTTGATGAGTGACGGCGAATTTATTCACGAATCGGTTTTTATTGAGCAATCTAGTTTGATTAAGAATTTAAGTGAAGGAAAAAGTGGCGTTCAGTTTGTGCACCGAACTTTTGCTTATGTCGTTGTGGCAATGATTCTTTTTCTTTTCTTCAAAAGCAAAAAATACACGCTTACGTCAACTCAGGCAAACGGAATCAAAACCCTTGTCGTTTTTGTTTTCATTCAGTTTTTGCTTGGTGTTTTCACTTTATTGTACAGCGTTCCATTGGCTTTAGGATTGATTCACCAAATTATGGCGTTTTTCCTTTTGAGTGCGATGACGTATACTTTGCATCGATTGAGTAAATAA
- a CDS encoding LytTR family DNA-binding domain-containing protein, with protein sequence MTTLIIEDEKPAARLLQRKLEKLDIAVETMLHSVEESVEWFNKNQHPDLIFLDIQLSDGLSFEIFEKIDIKSAIIFTTAYDEYALKAFKLNSIDYLLKPIDEDDLEVAVTKFKTRLPKPESESSNLQLDFEQIRKMLSNPFEKTFKKRFTVKIGQHLKVITTDEIECFFSENKGTYIHTFDNRNYLIDSTLEILEQELDMKDFFRVSRKFIVPLQAIKEIQVYTNSRLKVILPSYKEDEVIVSREKVQDFKAWLG encoded by the coding sequence ATGACCACATTAATTATAGAAGACGAAAAACCGGCTGCAAGATTATTACAACGAAAATTAGAAAAATTAGATATTGCTGTAGAAACCATGCTTCACTCTGTTGAAGAATCTGTTGAATGGTTTAACAAGAATCAGCATCCAGATTTGATTTTTTTGGATATTCAGCTTTCAGATGGTTTGTCGTTTGAAATTTTTGAAAAAATAGATATCAAAAGCGCTATCATTTTTACAACGGCTTATGATGAATATGCATTGAAAGCCTTTAAACTGAATAGTATCGATTATCTTTTGAAACCAATTGATGAAGATGATCTGGAAGTTGCGGTGACGAAATTCAAAACCCGACTTCCAAAACCAGAATCAGAAAGCAGTAATTTGCAACTTGATTTTGAACAAATACGAAAAATGTTGTCAAATCCTTTTGAGAAAACATTCAAAAAACGTTTTACAGTTAAAATCGGACAACATTTAAAAGTAATTACTACTGATGAAATCGAATGTTTTTTCAGTGAAAACAAAGGAACTTACATTCATACTTTCGACAATCGAAATTATTTAATCGATTCGACTCTGGAAATTTTGGAACAGGAATTAGATATGAAGGATTTCTTTCGCGTAAGCAGAAAATTTATTGTGCCACTTCAAGCAATAAAAGAAATTCAAGTTTACACCAATTCCCGACTCAAAGTTATTTTGCCATCTTATAAAGAAGATGAGGTAATTGTGAGCCGCGAAAAAGTACAGGATTTTAAAGCCTGGTTGGGATAA
- a CDS encoding 2TM domain-containing protein — protein MRRFGRNIFEEYGEEYSKDENFNIAYRKVKRIQGFYSHLRVYIIVNAIIIITNLNRDVFGKDIIYNGLSDWHTYSTAFYWGIALVIHAFSVFGPDIFFGREWEQKKIQKYMDKEAQNTNKWE, from the coding sequence ATGAGACGTTTTGGAAGAAACATTTTTGAGGAATATGGCGAAGAATATAGTAAAGATGAAAACTTTAATATCGCTTACAGAAAAGTCAAAAGAATACAAGGCTTTTACTCGCATTTACGAGTTTATATTATTGTAAATGCTATAATTATAATAACAAATTTGAACCGTGATGTATTTGGAAAAGATATAATTTATAACGGTTTGTCAGATTGGCATACGTATTCAACAGCTTTTTACTGGGGAATAGCATTGGTTATCCATGCTTTTTCTGTTTTTGGTCCCGATATTTTTTTTGGCAGAGAATGGGAACAGAAAAAAATTCAGAAGTATATGGACAAAGAAGCCCAAAATACCAATAAATGGGAGTAA